A genomic window from Gossypium hirsutum isolate 1008001.06 chromosome D12, Gossypium_hirsutum_v2.1, whole genome shotgun sequence includes:
- the LOC107946128 gene encoding acyl-coenzyme A oxidase 3, peroxisomal translates to MDRAFQRTKVLTGHLLQSPPTSSFQTPSLSSNACLNYSPPELSEKYAFDINDMRKLMDGHDLEERDRLFGMITQSKVFNPRVRGGKVFVSPDYNQSMEQQREMTWKRIEYLFERGVFQGWLTGEGEEVEMRRFACFEVLGLFDHSISIKLGVHFFLWGGAIQFFGTKHHHDKWLRDTENYLIKGCFAMTELGHGSNVRGIETITTYDSNTGEFVINTPCESAQKYWIGGAANHATHTIVFSQLNINGTNQGVHALIAQIRDADGNVCPNIRIADCGHKIGLNGVDNGRIWFDNVRVPRENLLNSVADVSPDGKYLSAIKDPDQRFAAFLAPLTAGRVNIAVNAVYQSKVGLAIAIRYALTRRAFSLKPKEPEVLLLDYPSHQRRLLPLLAKTYAMSFGANYLKMLYVKRTPQSNKIIHVISSSFKATFTWSNMQILQECREACGGQGLKTENRVGHLKAEHDVQSTFEGDNNILMQQVSKALFAEYMAAQKPNKAFKGLGLEHMNKPCPVIPSRLTTTTLRCSQFQMDVLCLRERDLLNRFVAEVSQCQAKGESKEHAFIMSYQLAEDLGKAFSDRAILQTFVEAEATLAACSLKDVLGMLRSLYALNCLEDGAYLRYGYLSVENAATVRREITKICSELRPHALALVSSFGIPDAFLSPIAFNWIDANSWSSAQH, encoded by the exons ATGGATCGAGCATTTCAGAGAACCAAAGTCCTAACCGGTCACCTCCTCCAATCACCTCCTACTTCGTCCTTTCAAACCCCTTCTCTTTCTTCAAACGCCTGTTTGAACTACTCTCCGCCCGAACTTTCCGAAAAATACGCATTCGACATCAACGATATGCGGAAGCTAATGGACGGGCACGACCTGGAGGAGCGGGATCGGCTGTTTGGCATGATCACGCAGAGCAAGGTGTTCAATCCCAGAGTGAGGGGAGGGAAGGTGTTTGTGTCGCCGGACTATAACCAGTCCATGGAGCAGCAGCGGGAGATGACGTGGAAACGCATCGAGTATTTGTTCGAGAGGGGAGTGTTCCAAGGGTGGTTAACGGGGGAAGGAGAAGAAGTTGAGATGAGAAGGTTCGCTTGCTTTGAGGTTTTGGGTCTCTTCGATCATTCCATCTCCATTAAGCTTGGAGTTCACTTCTTCTTGTG GGGTGGTGCCATCCAATTTTTTGGTACAAAGCACCACCATGACAAGTGGCTGAGGGACACTGAAAATTACTTGATCAAAGGTTGCTTTGCAATGACTGAGTTGGGGCATGGAAGTAAT GTTCGCGGCATTGAAACAATAACAACATATGACTCAAACACAGGGGAGTTTGTCATTAATACTCCTTGTGAATCAGCACAAAAGTATTGGATTGGCGGAGCAGCCAAC CATGCAACACACACAATTGTTTTTTCACAGCTCAATATCAATGGAACCAATCAAGGGGTTCATGCACTTATAGCCCAGATCAGGGATGCTGATGGTAATGTATGTCCAAACATTCGCATTGCTGACTGTGGTCATAAAATTGGTTTAAATGGTGTTGATAACGGTAGAATCTG GTTTGACAATGTTCGAGTGCCGAGAGAGAACTTATTAAATTCAGTTGCTGATGTTTCACCTGATGGAAAATATCTAAGTGCTATAAAAGACCCAGATCAG AGATTTGCTGCATTCCTGGCCCCTCTAACAGCAGGCCGTGTTAATATTGCAGTTAATGCAGTTTACCAGTCAAAG GTTGGTTTAGCTATTGCCATTAGATATGCTCTAACAAGGCGGGCTTTTTCTCTTAAACCAAAGGAACCTGAGGTCTTATTGCTTGATTACCCAAGTCATCAACGACGACTCTTGCCTCTCCTTGCAAAGAC GTATGCTATGAGTTTTGGAGCAAATTACTTGAAAATGCTGTATGTGAAGAGGACACCCCAGTCAAACAAAATCATTCATGTAATTTCAAGTTCATTCAAGGCTACTTTTACATGGAGTAACATGCAAATACTTCAG GAATGTCGCGAAGCTTGTGGAGGACAAGGACTAAAGACAGAGAATCGTGTTGGTCATCTAAAAGCTGAACATGATGTGCAATCCACTTTTGAGGGGGACAATAATATTTTAATGCAGCAG GTCAGCAAAGCTCTGTTTGCTGAATACATGGCAGCTCAGAAGCCAAACAAGGCTTTCAAGGGTCTGGGTTTAGAACACATGAATAAGCCCTGCCCTGTCATTCCATCACGGCTTACTACGACTACGCTCAGATGCAGCCAATTCCAG ATGGATGTCTTGTGCTTAAGGGAGAGAGATCTTTTGAATCGGTTTGTTGCGGAAGTCTCACAGTGTCAAGCCAAGGGAGAAAGTAAAGAGCACGCGTTCATTATG AGTTATCAGCTAGCAGAGGACTTGGGAAAAGCTTTTTCAGATCGAGCAATATTACAAACATTTGTTGAGGCAGAAGCAACTCTAGCTGCTTGTTCATTGAAG GATGTGCTGGGTATGCTGAGATCATTGTATGCCTTGAATTGTCTGGAAGATGGTGCGTATCTCCGATATGGGTACCTGTCAGTTGAGAATGCTGCTACAGTGCGGAgagaaataacaaaaatatgCAGTGAACTTCGACCGCATGCACTTGCTTTGGTCAGTTCCTTTGGCATTCCTGATGCTTTCCTTAGCCCTATTGCTTTTAACTGGATTGATGCCAACTCTTGGTCTTCGGCTCAACATTGA